The Oleiphilus messinensis DNA segment ACGGGAGACGTGTAGTTTGACGGCAAAGGAATGCGAAACACGGAAACCAGACCATTGGACCAAACATGTTCACGTTCCAGTTCATGCCAACCCGAAATCAATTCTATTTGCGCATTCGCTGCGGGCACCGAAGTTCCGATGGCATATTTGAGGACGGAAAAGTCACGAAATGCGGGCTGTTGAGGCACGCCCCACACGGGTTTAACATGATTCTGGTCGGTCTTCACTGTCCAGATACGGTAGCCGGATTCACCACAGTGTGAATACTGTTCAAAATCGACTTCAATCTGCCGCCCGGACTGGCCAAGAAACAGGTTGGGCCACAGGCTTCCAGTCCCCAGCACATGAAACTCATGTTCACTTTGCACAGCAACCAATTGCAGGCGACCCCGATCATCTTGATAGATAGAAAGCACGGGATTAAACCTATCAGATGCTTGCGCCCACAGGTTAACCGAAACACCATACCGCTGGGATGCATATTGACGCCAGTAACGGTGCCAATCCAGGGCTTTCTGATAGGTACTGTAATAGAATTGAGGCGCAATGTAGTCTTCTGAAAATAACTGGTCACGACATTCCGCCACCATGGAAATGGCTTCCCATTTATTCACAAAAGTTCGCATTTTTATCGATACAGCCTGATTCTGCTCATGCATTAATACCGCGTTGCTGCCGAAAATAAAGAGAAATGCAGCAAGTATCATCGCGGCCCATTGTTTGAATCGAGCAACGACCCAAATTAACGTTGTAACGATCAAAAACACGAGCGGATATAAAGCAAGGTGGCTCGTGAGATAGGGCTCAACCCAGCTGTCAGCCCAGCTTTGGTATTTAGCTGACAATGCTATTGGACCATTGAGCGCCCCCAATGCAAGAACAACAAATACCCACACTTTCATCAAGTATGATATGCGGGATTGCCCTTGATTCTCCATGCAGCTGGATTTTAACAGTCGATAAACAAGTACTGCCGCAAGCACCGTGAAAAGCAGCGTAAAGATTCGATCACTCTGATCCAACAAGGCACGACCATAGTGGAGGTTCGCGACCCCGATATCGCTATCCCCCCATAACAACTGGGTATCAAACGTAACACCAGCCAGCCCGGTAACCGCCCCCAAAGTGTAGGCCACCCACACTCGAAACAGGGTTACTAATGAAAGCGTGCCTCGTTCAGCACCATCATAATTCGATGGAAACGAGACCGACCAGATAACATAGAGACTCAAGTACAACAGAAACGCGATCAAAACTGTTTGGTAGGCACGCAAGCGGCAGTGGTGACTCAGTGTATCACCGCTGTAAATAACCCATAGCAAAACGACAAGTGCAAACGCAGTCAGCGGCTCATACTGGAAAAAACTCAGAAAACTACAGAAAAAGACCATCCCCCACCAAAGTGGACGCCGCCGCTCGGAAACAGCAGCCCTGCGGATTGCAAAAGTTGTCAGGGTCAACAATAAAAACGGAACATGATTGACCAATGGGTACGCCGCTGGCGGCTGATGTGCGTAGCCAATCCAAACCAGGCAAAAGAAGACCCAAACAAACAGAACACCGTGGGCAAGGTTTCGAAACACGATATAACTGAATGCCACAACCGAGAGCAAAAACGCACTCCAGTTGACCAGTTTAATGGCCAATAGCTCCGGATAGGCCGCGACGAAGTGATCAATACTCTTGGTGAAAAGGAAATAAATACGACCCTGACTGACCGCAGCATTCCAAACTTCCTGCCAGTAGTCAGGCGCAGTACCCGCTAACGAAAAGTCCAGCTGATCCTGAGTTGTCATGCTGATTCCGTAAAAAGGCAATGCGATCCATAACAACCACAAAACTAATACAGAATAAGCGATCCACTCATCACGCAATTGTTGCATTCGCCAGTCAAGACGGGCTTCGAGATTTGCCATCTTCTGCTCAAATCTCGGCACGATTCGGGAGCGATTGATACGTCTGCTTGACGATATACAAGGGGCGTCCTTTGGTCTCATTGAACATTCGCCCCAAATACTCACCAATCATACCCAGAAAGATCAAATTCACACCGCCGAGCAACAGTACTGTAACCATAATCGAGGGATAACCTTGCACGGCTTCGCCCCAGAAGAGTGTTTTGAAAATGATCAGTGCGCCGTAGAGAAATGCTCCGAAAGCGATAAATATACCCAAATAGGTTGCCATTCGGAGTGGTAACGAGCTGAAAGAGGTCACGCCTTCCAATGCAAAATTCCAGAGTTTCCAATAATTGAACTTGCTCTCGCCGGCAAATCGGGGATCACGATCATACTCAACTGCAACCTGATCAAAACCGATCCAGTTAAAAAGCCCTTTCATGAACCGGTGTTGCTCCCGAAGCTGCTTCAGCGCATCCAGTGCAGGTCTGGAGAGTAACCGGAAGTCACCGGTGTCTCGAGGGATGTGAACCCGGGAAAGGCGAGCCATCAAGCGATAAAATGAAGCCGCAGTCCATTTTTTAATTGCGGTTTCACCATACCGTTCCCGCCGTTTCGCATAAACCGCATCGTAACCTTCTTCCCACTTTTCAATCAGCTGCGGAATCAGTTCCGGTGGGTCTTGTAGATCCGTATCGATTACAATGACTGCATCTGCATCAACCTTGTCCAGACCTGCCGTCATTGCGATTTCTTTTCCGAAGTTACGACTTAAATCAACTACAGTGACGGTGTGTGAACTCGATGATTGATCCTGCTCTACGATATTTTTTAGCACACCCAAGGTACCATCCCGACTCCCGTCGTTTACATACACGATCTGCCAATCATATTGAGGCAGAGACTGGACGGTGACGAGCAAGCGGGAGTGGAATGCCTGTATTGAATCTTCTTCATTAAATGCGGGGGCGACAACAGAAATCCGTTTTTGCTCCTGGGAATCCATACACATAACCTCAATTTCAACGCTTACCTGAAAATTCAGGCGCTCAAGCAATAAAAATGTCCGGTACCAAAACCAGTTGGCGGTTCCGGAGACATCCGTTTTCAGCCCAAGTAACAAACAGTCGCATTTAAGGAGTGTGTTAAAAACAGACAGGTCGTAATTGATACAGCCTTAAAAAGTCCATTTTTTATTGGCCTGATAATTCCAGATGACCACGACAATCGTGGCAACACTTTGCGATATGACATAATGAACATTCAAAGCGGCATTGAGTATGTAAAAGATAAGAGTATTGGTCAATAAGCCAAAAGTCGCAATACTGAAAAAGCGAAACGCTGCACGTCCATGGCCTTTATCACTGGCGAACGTGAAGTAATAGTTGAGAAAATAACCAACCACTCCGCCAGCAAAATAGCCGAATATACTGGCTAGGAGTTCGCTCAACCATTGATTCTCGACCAGAAAAATCAGCGTCACGTACTGAACCAAGGTGGCAATACCACCAACCATTAAAAACCGAAACAAAGGCTGAGAACAAACCCGAATGACAGCATCTACCATTTATTAATGCCTATCCCTTGCAAATACGCCGAAAGCTTACTGCGTGCAAAGATAACGAATATCGGTCACCAAGTATACGGATTTGACCATAAGGTGGGGAACTTATCACACCTCCGGAAAACAGATCCCGGAGGTGTGCAATATTTACTGAGCAGAATACCCGGTATCAAAGGCACGACGTTTGTATTCATGGGCCATGGGAGCATGGCTGTCGGTGTCCCATGCCTCACGCTGATACATCTCGTTTTGATACATTTTATCGCCCATATGATAACCTGCCTGCCCATCATCCATCCCGGCGGCAGTGGGACCATAGAGATACTCCAGCTCTTCGATTAACTGATCCAGAGTCGGTCCCGGGCTTGTTACATCACTCTTTCGATCTGCAAGCCCATCAGCCGAGACGGCAGTACTGGTAAGAAACAATCCGGCTGCGAGTATAGATGAAGCAAAAATTCGCGTTATCATGATATCCCCTCCTTTCGAATGACAGTCATTGAGCTAGAGCGAAATAACCACCTCCCCTAGCACCTCGATTGGACACCCCAAATTGATCAAAGTTTGAGCATATTGCGAATTATTTTTAAAACGTTGTTTTTAAAACTGACTGTCACTAACATTCAGGCATATTAACTTGCACAGCCAGGCCTCCAAGAGAGGTTTCTTTGTAGATTATCTGCATATCTCGACCCGTACGCAGCATGGTTGCTATCACTTTATCCAGCGACACCAAATGCTGCCCATCTGAATTCAATGCGAGATGGCTTGCGTTGACCGCTTTAACAGCACCCATAGTATTACGTTCAATACACGGGATCTGCACCAGACCACCCACCGGGTCACAGGTCAATCCAAGATTGTGCTCCATGCCAATCTCTGCGGCATTTTCAATTTGCCATATATTGCCACCCTGAACTGCAGTCAGCGCTGCGGCGGCCATTGAACAAGCGACGCCAACCTCGCCCTGACACCCTACCTCAGCGGCAGAGAGAGATGCGCCTTCCTTATACAGCATACCAATTGCTGCCGCCGTAAGCAGAAACTGGTGCAGACGAGCTTCACTAAACTGAGCCAGATGCTCGAAATAATATTTGAGCACTGCAGGAATCACACCGGCAGCACCATTTGTCGGTGCGGTCACAACTCGATTCCCTGCTGCATTTTCTTCATTTACCGCCATCGCATAAACGCTGAGCCAGTCCATTCCAGAATCCGGGCCGGCTTGCTGGGTCTGCAATCGTTCATAAAGATGCGCGGCGCGCCGCTTTACATTCAGCCCCCCCGGCAAAATTCCCGTTGTGTGCAATCCGGCTTCAATTGAATCATTCATGACCTGCCAAATTGACGACAACTTCAAGCGTAAGCTCTCTTCGGAATGAAGACATAATTCATTACGCCACATAAGCTCGGCAATCGTGTAGCCTTGACTCCGGCACAGGTCTAATAATTCAGCGCATGAAGTGAAAGGAAACAGTATTGGTTTATCTGTGGTCTCGCTTGCAATTGCCAAACCTTGTTCATCACAGATGAAGCCTCCACCTACGGAGTAAAACACCCTTTTTACCAGTAAATTGGCCTGACGATCAAAGGCTAGAAATTCCATACCATTTGAGTGATGTGGCAACGTTTTATCCAGCTCGAAGATAATATCGGTATGAGGGTCAAAGGGAATATCGAAAGTACTGGTTTGATCAACCTGAAGATCGCAGCAAATCCGCAGAGTCTGACTGATTTGTTGCAGTACTTCGTGCTTCTTCGTAACGGTAATACTATCCGGCTCACAACCAGCAAGACCCAGCTGAACTGCGCTATCCGTACCATGACCCCGCCCGGTGAGCGCCAAAGAGCCATACAACTTGACTTGTATTCGCTGAGTCCTCTGCTCCTTCGCTCTAGACTCGATACATTGCCAGAGCTCGCCGACAAAATGTCGAGCAGCCCGCATCGGACCTACAGTATGAGAACTGGACGGCCCAATGCCTATTGAGAACAACTCCAGTACACTCTGCGCCATGACGGATACCTCGCAATCGTCAGAATCACTCAATTCTCGGCACAGGCCAAACGCCAATACCGGACTACACCAGCAAACTAGCGGAGGGAATGACTGCGCATCTGATAGTGCCCTTCCGATGTCGCTACAATCTCTCCCGATGTATCTCTTAATTCCCCTTTTAACAGAAAATTACTCTTGCCGTTTTGCAAAACTTCCCGCTTCAGGCGCTCCATTTCTTCTGGAGAAACTCTGAATTCAACGGTTACATCCGACGTCGCCTTCTTGAGATAATTCATCTTCAGATCTTTAATCAATGGATAATAATCATCACTGAAATTCACCAGCGTCAGAATACCGCCAGGCAGCTCAGCAAGGGTAAACAGCGCCCCCGCATACATGGTATTGATGTGGTTTTTGTTTAAAGAGAAAGGGATTCGGGCTTTAAGATAACCCGGGCCAACTGCAACAACCTCAAAGCCGCTGCGCCGTGCAAATGGAATTGCCAAGCCCACCATTTTAGTTAGCGCCGCACAAGCCCCCTTACGGGACCAACGTTTGAGCCAACCATCCTGATAATCAGCCTGATCAGAAGCCAAAGCCCAATTACGCAGCACCTGATTAAACTCGCGGGATAAATCATGGGTGTTGAAAACCATATAGTGTCTCCAGTTTTTTTTATGATTATTACCTCTAGATTAAACTGAAAAGACACGTAAGAAAATGACTATCGTGTATAACCCCACTCAGGAAACGAGGCTGTTGCTCAGTAGCAGGTTGATGGCAAGGAGGCTGAGTGCGGCGCTTGCGCAGAGGTTGAGTTTGCGTTGTGCGCCCGGTGAGGATTTGAGCCAGTCGCCCAGTTGGGCAGCCAATAGCGCCACGAGCGAGAACACCACCCAGGCCACAGCAATAAATACTATCCCTAAAACGCAGAGCTGAAACGATAACGGCCCCTGTTCCGGAACGGCAAATTGCGGCAGGAAAGCGAGAAAGAAAACGGTGACTTTCGGATTCGTGATGTTCATGAATATCCCGCGCCGATACAAGCGGCCCGGAGTAAGCCTGGGTTGTCCTGCACCTTCGATGTTCGCTGAGGCTGCGCGAAAAGCCTGCCAGGCGAGATAGCCTAAATAAGCCGCCCCGAGCGTCTTTAACACAGTGAATGCCAAGCTGGAATCCTGGAACAAGACGCCCACGCCAAAGGCAATCAGAGTCGTGTGCACCACAAGCCCAGTACAAAGCCCCAGAGTAATGAGCAGACCCGCATTGCGTCCGTATAGTGCTGATTGGGTCAGGACAAAGATATTGTCTGGTCCGGGGGCCAGACTCAGGAATATCGAGGCGATGACAAATGTCAGTAGATTAAGGCTTTCGAACACACAGTACGCTCCGTTGAAATAGGCTCATGATGCCCCGATTATCGACAACATCACAGTTTATTCCAATACCGAAGTCAATAACGCACCCAACCAACTCAAAATGTGCGACACGACTGGAATAGATTGACCGTGCTGCCCATTTCCCTCCGAGCCTGAGCCAATGGCAATTTACCTTGGAGAAGCGATGCTAGGGATATAGGGTGTAGATATCACGTTTACCTTCTCCCAAACCAAACAAGAAACCAATCAGACTCTCCAGATAGAGGAGTATCGTATGAGCAGAGATGCTACCGGGCTTGCACTTTCCGTTTTGAATTCCTTCGCAGGCTCTTCGATCGCAGACCAATTAAAAATAAGAAAGTGGGTCGAAAAACTCGCTTATACCGGTACAAAAACCGGATTTCAGGCCATTGGCGTAGCATCTCGCCAATTCAAAGCCGTGAACAACGTCCTCAAGCCGGCCCGTCTGGACAAGCCTACACGTAATAACGATCTTTTCGACTTGAGCATAACAGACGAACAACAGATGATTCGTGACAGTGTTCAGCGCTTTGCCATCGATCTGATTCGGCCCGCAGCAGCACAAGCCAATGATGACTGCATGACGCCCCAGAATCTACTCGACCAGGCGACCGAACTCGGGCTGCACTACTACGCAGTACCTGAAGCATTTGGCGGCGCAGCGCTGGAACGCAGCCCGGTAACAAGTATGTTGATCGCGGAAGATCTTGCTTACGGTGACATGGGCATTGCACTTTCAATTCTTGCCCCGATCAGCGTAGCCAATGCCCTCACACAGTGGGGAACTGCAGATCAACAGTCTCGCTATCTTGGCGCTTTTGTGGAAGACAAACCGGTTAAAGCCAGCATCGCGGTAAACGAACCGGCTCCGCTGTTTAATCCTCATAAACTCAGTACAAAAGCCGAAAAACGGGGCAATCAATATATCCTTAACGGTATAAAATCACTGGTACCGATTGCGGCGGGTACGGAACTGTTCCTGGTCGCCGCCGAAGTGGCAGGAGAAGGCCCGGCAGTGTTCCTGATTGAGAGCGGAACCGAAGGCTTATCAATCAAAGAAGATAACAGCATGGGCAACCGCGCCGCAGGCCTGTGCACCTTGCGCTTGAAAAACCTGACCCTGAACGAGCAGCAGCGACTAGGCAGTCCAGGCGAGTTTAACTACGCAGAATTCGTCAATCTCGCCCATTTAAGCTGGTGTGCGATGGCCGTTGGTGTTTGTCAGGCTGTGTTGGATTATGTAATTCCGTATAGCAATGAGCGCATCGCGTTCGGAGAACCCGTCAGCCATCGTCAGTCTGTGGCCTTTATGATCGCCAATATTCGCATTGAACTGGATGCCATGCGGGTCATGACCATGCGTGCAGCCAGTCTCGCTGAACAAGGTCGGCCGTTTCAACGGGAAGCCTACCTCGCCAAAGTATTGTGCACAGAAAAAGCCCTTGAAATTGCAACAAATGGTGTTCAGTTGCTCGGTGGACATGGTTTTACAAAAGAACACCCTGTGGAACGCTGGTATCGGGATTTACAAATCGTGGCGATGGCTGATGGTGGTCTCCACCTCTAACTGAACGATACAAACCCAATACCGGCTACTTACTAACGTCCATTGCGGACGAACGAATTTAAAGGTTTGAGTACACAGGAAAATACACCATGAATCTTGAAAATCCGAAAAAATTCAAAGCCCTCGTCAACCAGGCACAACAGGTTGCCAATGAAGTATTCCGCCCCATTTCACGCAAATACGATTTGGCCGAACATGATTATCCCAAAGAACTGGATATGCTGGCAGCCATTATGGATGGCATGAACGACGGCGATATCAACGGTGGCGCAGGTGCCGCACGACTGAGCAAAAAGAAATCCGGCGATGACAACGGTGTGCGCAACGGTGCGAACATGTCTACCGTGCTGGGGCTGACGGAGCTGTGCTGGGGTGATACCGGTCTGGCACTGAGCTTGCCAAGACAGGGCTTGGGCAATGCTGCGATTGCCGCCGTCGCCAATGATGAACAGCTGAAACGCTTTCAGAATTCTTGGGCCGCGATGGCAATTACCGAACCCGGCGCCGGATCGGATTCAGCAAATATTCGCACAACAGCCCAAAAAGATGGTGATCATTACATCCTGAATGGCGAAAAAATCTTCGTGACCTGTGGCGAGAGAGCCGACGCCGTTGTGGTATGGGCCACGCTGGACAAATCCCTGGGCAAGGCCGCAATCAAATCCTTTGTGGTAGAAAAGGGAACCCCGGGAATGGACGTCACCCGCCTGGAACACAAACTGGGTATCAAGGCATCGGATACTGCTGCAATTACCTTCACAGACTGCCGCGTTCCGGCGGAAAACCTGCTGGGTAACCCCGAAGTAGACGTCAAAAAGGGCTTTGGCGGAGTAATGGAAACCTTCGACAATACCCGTCCCGTCGTTGCCTCTATGGCTGTCGGTCTGGCCAGAGCGGCTCTGGAGCGCACGAAAGAACTGCTCAAAGAAGCCGTTGCTCAGGATTACACCACACCAATCAATAACGTCAGCCATGTTGAAGCAGAACTCTACCGCATGGAAGCCAATTGGGAATCCGCCAGGCTATTGACCCTGAAAGCCGCCTGGATGGCAGACAACGGTCAGCCAAATTCACTGGAGGCCTCCGTTTCGAAAGCCAAGGCCGGAAGAACCTGCAACGCCATCACCATGAAGTGTGTCGAGCTCTGTTCCAGCCTGGGCTATTCAGAAAAAGAGTTGTTAGAGAAATGGGCTCGAGATTCAAAAATCCTCGATATTTTTGAAGGCACCCAGCAAATCCAGCAACTCATCATTGCGCGACGACTGTTGAATAAGTCATCAGCCGAGTTGAAATAACTGTTTATATTGAACAAATTAGAGGAGTGAAACAGACAAATGAGTCAATACCAACGCATTGGACTGGGTTTTGTATTTTTGTGGTTTATGGGCGGAGGGATAGGTCACTTCGTGATGACCGATTTCTTCGTCAACATTATGCCACCCCAGCTTCCATTGCACTATGAAGCGGTTTACATCAGCGGTGTTTTTGAAATTCTCGGAGCACTGGGCCTACTCATTCCCGCGACTCGACGGTGGGCAGGCTATGGATTGATCGCACTAACCATCTGTGTCACACCTGCAAATGTTCACATGTGGATG contains these protein-coding regions:
- a CDS encoding glycosyltransferase family 2 protein, which translates into the protein MDSQEQKRISVVAPAFNEEDSIQAFHSRLLVTVQSLPQYDWQIVYVNDGSRDGTLGVLKNIVEQDQSSSSHTVTVVDLSRNFGKEIAMTAGLDKVDADAVIVIDTDLQDPPELIPQLIEKWEEGYDAVYAKRRERYGETAIKKWTAASFYRLMARLSRVHIPRDTGDFRLLSRPALDALKQLREQHRFMKGLFNWIGFDQVAVEYDRDPRFAGESKFNYWKLWNFALEGVTSFSSLPLRMATYLGIFIAFGAFLYGALIIFKTLFWGEAVQGYPSIMVTVLLLGGVNLIFLGMIGEYLGRMFNETKGRPLYIVKQTYQSLPNRAEI
- a CDS encoding GtrA family protein, whose amino-acid sequence is MVDAVIRVCSQPLFRFLMVGGIATLVQYVTLIFLVENQWLSELLASIFGYFAGGVVGYFLNYYFTFASDKGHGRAAFRFFSIATFGLLTNTLIFYILNAALNVHYVISQSVATIVVVIWNYQANKKWTF
- a CDS encoding L-serine ammonia-lyase — protein: MAQSVLELFSIGIGPSSSHTVGPMRAARHFVGELWQCIESRAKEQRTQRIQVKLYGSLALTGRGHGTDSAVQLGLAGCEPDSITVTKKHEVLQQISQTLRICCDLQVDQTSTFDIPFDPHTDIIFELDKTLPHHSNGMEFLAFDRQANLLVKRVFYSVGGGFICDEQGLAIASETTDKPILFPFTSCAELLDLCRSQGYTIAELMWRNELCLHSEESLRLKLSSIWQVMNDSIEAGLHTTGILPGGLNVKRRAAHLYERLQTQQAGPDSGMDWLSVYAMAVNEENAAGNRVVTAPTNGAAGVIPAVLKYYFEHLAQFSEARLHQFLLTAAAIGMLYKEGASLSAAEVGCQGEVGVACSMAAAALTAVQGGNIWQIENAAEIGMEHNLGLTCDPVGGLVQIPCIERNTMGAVKAVNASHLALNSDGQHLVSLDKVIATMLRTGRDMQIIYKETSLGGLAVQVNMPEC
- a CDS encoding PaaI family thioesterase, with product MVFNTHDLSREFNQVLRNWALASDQADYQDGWLKRWSRKGACAALTKMVGLAIPFARRSGFEVVAVGPGYLKARIPFSLNKNHINTMYAGALFTLAELPGGILTLVNFSDDYYPLIKDLKMNYLKKATSDVTVEFRVSPEEMERLKREVLQNGKSNFLLKGELRDTSGEIVATSEGHYQMRSHSLR
- a CDS encoding LysE family translocator, which codes for MFESLNLLTFVIASIFLSLAPGPDNIFVLTQSALYGRNAGLLITLGLCTGLVVHTTLIAFGVGVLFQDSSLAFTVLKTLGAAYLGYLAWQAFRAASANIEGAGQPRLTPGRLYRRGIFMNITNPKVTVFFLAFLPQFAVPEQGPLSFQLCVLGIVFIAVAWVVFSLVALLAAQLGDWLKSSPGAQRKLNLCASAALSLLAINLLLSNSLVS
- a CDS encoding acyl-CoA dehydrogenase family protein, translating into MSRDATGLALSVLNSFAGSSIADQLKIRKWVEKLAYTGTKTGFQAIGVASRQFKAVNNVLKPARLDKPTRNNDLFDLSITDEQQMIRDSVQRFAIDLIRPAAAQANDDCMTPQNLLDQATELGLHYYAVPEAFGGAALERSPVTSMLIAEDLAYGDMGIALSILAPISVANALTQWGTADQQSRYLGAFVEDKPVKASIAVNEPAPLFNPHKLSTKAEKRGNQYILNGIKSLVPIAAGTELFLVAAEVAGEGPAVFLIESGTEGLSIKEDNSMGNRAAGLCTLRLKNLTLNEQQRLGSPGEFNYAEFVNLAHLSWCAMAVGVCQAVLDYVIPYSNERIAFGEPVSHRQSVAFMIANIRIELDAMRVMTMRAASLAEQGRPFQREAYLAKVLCTEKALEIATNGVQLLGGHGFTKEHPVERWYRDLQIVAMADGGLHL
- a CDS encoding acyl-CoA dehydrogenase family protein; the encoded protein is MNLENPKKFKALVNQAQQVANEVFRPISRKYDLAEHDYPKELDMLAAIMDGMNDGDINGGAGAARLSKKKSGDDNGVRNGANMSTVLGLTELCWGDTGLALSLPRQGLGNAAIAAVANDEQLKRFQNSWAAMAITEPGAGSDSANIRTTAQKDGDHYILNGEKIFVTCGERADAVVVWATLDKSLGKAAIKSFVVEKGTPGMDVTRLEHKLGIKASDTAAITFTDCRVPAENLLGNPEVDVKKGFGGVMETFDNTRPVVASMAVGLARAALERTKELLKEAVAQDYTTPINNVSHVEAELYRMEANWESARLLTLKAAWMADNGQPNSLEASVSKAKAGRTCNAITMKCVELCSSLGYSEKELLEKWARDSKILDIFEGTQQIQQLIIARRLLNKSSAELK
- a CDS encoding DoxX family protein; the protein is MSQYQRIGLGFVFLWFMGGGIGHFVMTDFFVNIMPPQLPLHYEAVYISGVFEILGALGLLIPATRRWAGYGLIALTICVTPANVHMWMNPELYPEFPEWALTARLVIQALLLACIAWSTRPVESTTDSQPAVA